From the genome of Plutella xylostella chromosome 31, ilPluXylo3.1, whole genome shotgun sequence:
atattttattttatttattttcgcaaTGCGACAAGTTGAttccaactttacttaccagacgtAAGGcaacgtcaaaaatacaataacatagtggaagctcttataaatgaaattctagtcaaaactatacaaatgTAACTATATACCTTCTAAAATTTCTTGCAGATGCGGATATTGGAAGCGCacatgaaaaacaaaaacgttagtcattattaaaataaagtattgttacttaagtataccGACGTTAACACCTTAGTATACAAGTAATTTGGTAagcataatatgtaggtatgtacttatgtcTGTGGTagtaattaaaaacttttttaaattttctttctgTAGAAAATGGGGgtgagtttaaaaaatatacctaaatgcctaaattgatgaaatgtaaaaaataggtattatacaaattatagtATCGGTGAATAATGAGAAGACGTGTGTGTGCTTGATGACCGTTTATTCTCAACTGATTCCACCACCTATACAATCTACCCACATGCATGTCAATATACTACAATATCTTCCCCTTAATCATTTTCCCCCcttatttattaactgtgCTTTAACACCCTTTTTATTTAGTAATTCTTTAacaatgtacaaaaaaaaagtagttaggtatacattttttttttttttttaaatcacttaTCTACAATTCTTAcatcaagtaggtatatttatgcTTTCAATTTTATTGCAGTTTACATAATTGGTACGGTAATTGTTgttataacttattatttaatataattattgagCATGAATGATGGCCAACTGtaattaaacttaaacaaCTACAGTATTATGTGTTTAATGTCGTTATCAATACCTACTGTCAACTTGAATTACTTAAGGTAAGTACTAGCATAACAACAAGCTTATAtgcaagtaggtacattacttAACTTATACATCGAAATAGAAAGAAGAACTTAGCCTTTAATGGCTTACTCgaacaaaagtaaaaatacttaatcatAATAATCTAGTTTTACaactaattaataacaaaaataactaaattatgttttatattctGGTGGGTTTTGTAACCTGCATTGTCTGACTGGGTTTTTTCGGCAAGGCACAGCAGGAGATGGCGGACCCCGGTCTCTTTCATCCGCCGCTGACACTGTGGCTGGCACGGCCTCGGCTGTTGAGGCCTCGGCGTCCCTGCGTACAAGGTGATCATCGACCTGCGGAGACGTCGGAGGGGACACCCACTCCTCCACCTGAGTGTCCTCGTCCCCTGGCTGTCCCGTAATCGGCGTGGAAGGATTTACTAAGGAACTCCTATGTCGCTGTCTTAGCTGATCGATATGCCTATGCCCTACGTCCCGAAACATCTACCACTGTACAGTCTGTTGTGCCTACTCGTTCAGTGACGGAGCCTGGTGCCCAGCGGTCCGTCCCCTGGTACTGGCGCAGCCACACGGGCGCTCCGTCGGGCAGCTGGCGCGCTGCGCCGCCCCGTGTGGTGACTTGACGTTGCTGCGCGGCCTGTACCCTCGCGGTGCAGTCAGGCCTCAGCAGCTAGTTCTAAATTATGATTTTGTCGCCtagctttttttattactcttTTAACGGTTCGGACTGCATTTTCTGCCGCTCCGTTTGAGGCGGGATGGTAAGGGGCTGAAAACAAATGTTGTACTCCATTTCTGTTCAGATAATCTGAAACTTCTTTGCTTGTGAAGGGTGGCCCATTGTCTGTCACCAATTGTTTTGCTACGCCCCATCGTCCAAATAACTCGCTAAATTTACTGATTACGTGATGGGCACTAGTACTCGGTATATTAAATACCTCCAACCATTTTGTTCGAGCATCTACTACTACTAAATACAATTTCCCGTCGATGGGACCAAGGAAATCTGCATGTATCCTGGCCCATGGCTGGTTTGGATACGGCCAGGGCGCCGgcggccggcgcggcggcgcgtccGCCTCGGCGGCGCACACGGCACAGCAACGGCACATTGCCTCCACCGCCTCGTCAATGCCCGCCCACCAGACGTAGCTACGGGCTATCGCCTTTGTTTTTACAATGCCCATATGACATTCATGTAAGTCATTCAACACTTTTTCAGTAcaattagtaggtataacaaTACGGTGACCCCACATTATACACCCTAATTCTTCGTATAACTCAGTCTTTCTGTTAAAATAAGGTTGTAATGACCTAATTTCGTTGTGCTCGGGCCATCCGTCTCGAATATAGCCCAATATTCTACTAAGTAACGGGTCACGgctcgtttgtttttttatctctTGATAGTCGAGTAGCATACTATTGtttacataatgtaaataactcTGCTCCGGATATTTCAATATATCTTTAGCTTTTGCTGCTATCGGTAACCGTGATAAACTATCCGCCCCATTGTTTGTAGTGTTTATGTACTCAATATCGTAACTGTACGCCGCCACTATAACTGACCACCGCTGCAATCTACTCGCGGCCATCATTGGAATGCCTTTCTTAGGCCCGAAAATACTCACGAGCGGTTTATGATCCGTGCGTAAAACAAATCTCCGGCCGTAAACATATTGGTGGAATTTTTGCAAAGAGAACACTATTGCCAGTGCCTCACGGTCTATTTGCGAATAGTTTTGCTCCGCGGGTGATAAGGTGCGCGATATGTATGAGACCGGTCGCTCACAGCCGTCCGCTCCTACTTGGGTCAATACCCCGCCAATACCTACTGGACTCGCGTCACAggttaatattaatttttttgttggaTCGTAATGAGCGAGAACCTCCGTACTGCATAAAATGGCTTTAATCTTGTTAAATGATAATTCACATTCGGTGTTCCAGTTCCACCGAATTCCCTTTTTGAGTAATTTATATAGTGGTGACAAAACCGTGCTTATATTTGGCACAAATCGTGCATAGAAATTTACCAATCCAATAAATGACCTTAATTGAGAGATATTGGTCGGACTCGCGATTTTGACCACCGCGTCTACTTTTTCCGGGTCTACTTTAATACCATCTTTAGAAATTATATAGCCTAAGTACTTAACTTCGTTTAGCatgaagaaacatttattttcttttaatttcaagcCCGCGTCttgtagttttttaaatacttccTCAATTAATAACAAATGTGTTTTAATATCCTGACTAGCTAGAATAATATCATCCAAAAAGACTTGTACATTTGGGATGTCCTTCAACAATGACGCCATTATCCGTTGAAAAATGCCCGGACTCGACGACAACCCGTAAACTAGCcgtttatatttaaacaaaccTTTGTGCGTATTAATGACTGTTAAATTTTCTGGGTCCTCGAGTTCAATCTGGTTGTACGCTTGTGAGAGATCGatttttgaaaaatagttaGCCCCACTTAATCCTACGAATAAGTCCTCAACTTTAGGTAATGGGTATTTATCGATCAGCAAGACAGGATTTAGGGTTACCTTATAGTCCGCACATATGCGTATTCCTCCATCGGCCTTAGGTACCGGCACGAGCGGCGTGGCCCAGTCCGCCGTCTCCACAGGCTCAATGATCCCCTCCCGCAGCATGCCGTCCAGCTCCGCCTCCACGCGCTCGCGCAGGGCGTACGGCAGAGGGCGCGCGCGGCAGAACACGGGCACGCTGCCCTCGCGGACACGGAGCCGCGCCTTGCCCCTGCTGTACCTTCCCAGTCCACCGCTGAATAGCCCTTTATACCTGTCGAGTAAACATGTCAATTCGTTACCTTTATTATTCGTTATGTTGACATTATTCTTAGGAAGTGGTTGCATTTTATGTAATGAGTTATTGTTACGTAATACAGGTATTTGGATTCCTAATTCTGTTAACCAATGTCGGCCGAGTAACGAAGTCGTACCACCCTCGATAACAAAAAGTTCTAATTTCCTATTTAATCGACCATAACCAACTATAGGTTTAATTATACCTAGTGGTTTAATTTTTGTGCCATCGTATGATTTTAATACAAGTTCTAATTCTTCGATTTCATATGCACTAAAATACTGGTCATATGTGACCTTACTAATACATGACACTGCCGATCCCGTATCTACCTCCATTAGTAAGTCCACGTTACCTACCGATACAGTAATGCTCACCGGTCTGTAGCCGTTCAAGCTAAGTTGGTGAAGGTCCTCCTCCAGCTCGGACAAGCTGTCCTCCGCCTCCTCGTCCCGCGGCGGCGCCGCCTGGTCTAGGCGCGTGTCCACGTGGTGGATGCCCCTGCCGTCGCGGCGATACGGGCCTGCCCCTGGGTTGGGACACTGCCGGCGAAGATGTCCCCGCTGTTTACATTTGCTgcagataaaattcttgaaTCTGCAGCGAGCCCAGCTGTGTGTATTCGCCCCGCATGCTGTGCATGGCGCCTGTGTTCCCGGCCGTTGTCCAGTAGCCGATCCCGAGGTCGGCGCGGTGCGCCCGCGACCGTGTGAGGCGCGCGCCCCCGCGGGGGCTAGGGACAGCACgggcgcccccgccgccgccctgccgccgccgccgccgccgccgtcgctaCGCTGCTCCACGTGCTCCACTGCTGCCGCATCCCGTTCCGCCGCCTCCAGGCTGATTGACAATTTGATAGCCGTTGTGTAGGTCAGTTTTTCCTCCGCGAACAGTCTCTGCCTAATAACGTCACTCCGTAAACCGCACACGAATTGGTCACGGAGGTTATCTTCTAAATTCGCACCAAACTCACAAtattttgacagttttttCAACTCCGTCATATACTGGGCTACCGTTTCTTCTAATTGCTGTCTCCGCTGTCGGAACCGATAGCGTTCGGCCATCTCTGAGGGTTTCGGTTGCAGGTGGTTTTGAAAGATGCTCACTACCTCATTATAGCTCATTGTTGCCGGCTTCTTAGGGCTCACCAAATT
Proteins encoded in this window:
- the LOC119692920 gene encoding uncharacterized protein K02A2.6-like isoform X1, whose translation is MLREGIIEPVETADWATPLVPVPKADGGIRICADYKVTLNPVLLIDKYPLPKVEDLFVGLSGANYFSKIDLSQAYNQIELEDPENLTVINTHKGLFKYKRLVYGLSSSPGIFQRIMASLLKDIPNVQVFLDDIILASQDIKTHLLLIEEVFKKLQDAGLKLKENKCFFMLNEVKYLGYIISKDGIKVDPEKVDAVVKIASPTNISQLRSFIGLVNFYARFVPNISTVLSPLYKLLKKGIRWNWNTECELSFNKIKAILCSTEVLAHYDPTKKLILTCDASPVGIGGVLTQVGADGCERPVSYISRTLSPAEQNYSQIDREALAIVFSLQKFHQYVYGRRFVLRTDHKPLVSIFGPKKGIPMMAASRLQRWSVIVAAYSYDIEYINTTNNGADSLSRLPIAAKAKDILKYPEQSYLHYVNNSMLLDYQEIKKQTSRDPLLSRILGYIRDGWPEHNEIRSLQPYFNRKTELYEELGCIMWGHRIVIPTNCTEKVLNDLHECHMGIVKTKAIARSYVWWAGIDEAVEAMCRCCAVCAAEADAPPRRPPAPWPYPNQPWARIHADFLGPIDGKLYLVVVDARTKWLEVFNIPSTSAHHVISKFSELFGRWGVAKQLVTDNGPPFTSKEVSDYLNRNGVQHLFSAPYHPASNGAAENAVRTVKRVIKKARRQNHNLELAAEA
- the LOC119692920 gene encoding uncharacterized protein LOC119692920 isoform X2, encoding MSVGEIGEFNVSVGNWTLYVERLEMFYKVNEVKDEMWLPTLIAVIGDEAYELLSNLVSPKKPATMSYNEVVSIFQNHLQPKPSEMAERYRFRQRRQQLEETVAQYMTELKKLSKYCEFGANLEDNLRDQFVCGLRSDVIRQRLFAEEKLTYTTAIKLSISLEAAERDAAAVEHVEQRSDGGGGGGGRAAAGAPVLSLAPAGARASHGRGRTAPTSGSATGQRPGTQAPCTACGANTHSWARCRFKNFICSKCKQRGHLRRQCPNPGAGPYRRDGRGIHHVDTRLDQAAPPRDEEAEDSLSELEEDLHQLSLNGYRPV